The genomic stretch CACCACCTGCGCCAGCGTGGCGCCGTTGGGTGGCACGGACTGGAGGATGAGCGCCTCCCGCGCCGCCCGGTGGTCCAGGTACTCCTGGAGCTTCGCGGGCCCGTCCGGAATCGGCGAGCCGTGCGCCGGGTACAGCGTGCTCACGGGCCAGTCCCGCAGCCGCGCGAGCTGCGACAGGTAGTCCCGCATGTGCCCTTCCGGCGGGTCGATGACGATGGTCCCCACGCCGGCCACCATGTCTCCCACCACCGCCGAGCGGCTGCGCTCGTCCACGAGGCACACGTGCCCCTGCGCATGCCCCGGCGTGTGCAACACGCGCCAGCGCTGCGGAACCGCACCCGCCAGCTCCAGCACGTCGCCATCCTCGAGCAACCGCTCCACGGGGAAGTCCAGCCGGTCCGCCGTGCGCGCATGGCACCACAGCGGGATGCCCAGGCGCTCCTTCACCGCGCGCGCGCCGCCCACGTGGTCACCGTGATGGTGGGTGAGCACCACCGCCACTGGCCGCAGCCCCTCCGCCTTCAGGCCGGACACCAGCGACAGCAGCTTCGCGTACTGCTTCACGTCCGCGGCGCCCGGGTCCACGATGAGCAGCTCGCCGTTGCCCAGCACATACGCGTTGGTATGCGCGGCCGGCGGCAGCGTGGGCGTCTCCAGCGCCACCACGCGCACGCCCTGCTGGAATTCGATGCGCTGCGAGACGTAACCCGGACAGAACGGAGGCGTCGCCAGGCGCGCCAGGACGTCGGACGCATCCGTGAAGGCGCCCAGCACCTGGAAGGCATGCACCGCGGGCGGGTGCAGCAGCGCCGTGCCATCTCCCCACCGCGCCAGGGCATCAGCGGGCTTCACCCAGGCGCCCTCCGCGAGCTCGCCGGGCCACCACTCCGCGCGCGCGTGGGCGGGCATCTCCACCAGGTAGAAGCGCGTATCGAAGCGCACGGGCAACGCCGGCGGCGTCACCCACCGGCCCGCGGCCCGGAAGTCATCCGCGTTCAGCGACAACCCCTCCGCCTTCAACAAAGCGCCCCACCCCAGCGTCCCGTCCAGGAGCGCCTTGCGCAGCGACTCCACCTTCACGGCGGACAGCGCCTCGGCGCCGCTGGCCACCAGCACACCCGTCTCCTCGAAGAGCTCGCGCGCCGCGGCCGAGCGCAGCGCCGCCTCCTCCCCGCTGGCGCCCGCCACCGGAACGTCCGCGTCCGCCGCGTCCAGCTTGCCTCCGGGAAAGGCATAGAAGCCGCCCGCGAAGCGAAG from Myxococcus xanthus encodes the following:
- a CDS encoding MBL fold metallo-hydrolase, translated to MSERLPSLGLGLDLLTHSPVEARPSSVALLYRRAGEGVEVFWVKRGKALRFAGGFYAFPGGKLDAADADVPVAGASGEEAALRSAAARELFEETGVLVASGAEALSAVKVESLRKALLDGTLGWGALLKAEGLSLNADDFRAAGRWVTPPALPVRFDTRFYLVEMPAHARAEWWPGELAEGAWVKPADALARWGDGTALLHPPAVHAFQVLGAFTDASDVLARLATPPFCPGYVSQRIEFQQGVRVVALETPTLPPAAHTNAYVLGNGELLIVDPGAADVKQYAKLLSLVSGLKAEGLRPVAVVLTHHHGDHVGGARAVKERLGIPLWCHARTADRLDFPVERLLEDGDVLELAGAVPQRWRVLHTPGHAQGHVCLVDERSRSAVVGDMVAGVGTIVIDPPEGHMRDYLSQLARLRDWPVSTLYPAHGSPIPDGPAKLQEYLDHRAAREALILQSVPPNGATLAQVVSLAYADTPPLMHPIAERSALATLEKLVEEGLVREESLQYFRA